Proteins encoded within one genomic window of Bdellovibrionales bacterium:
- a CDS encoding PilZ domain-containing protein: MKDRKVLRYASHPKGHRSFFTEIINISETGMAFTVPYLDTPNVNEVIMVEFTPPNGTAVACYGKVLRVQNYTIIESDFFEKNCKLIGVKFIKLHDKQAEIIRVGLAREFKKLQGKFYRKQLATKLRWTWMHKKARLLTTAVVAIASAAGLAYWLF, translated from the coding sequence ATGAAAGACCGAAAAGTCCTTCGCTATGCCTCGCATCCCAAAGGACATCGATCTTTCTTTACAGAAATTATTAATATCTCAGAAACCGGCATGGCATTCACGGTGCCTTATCTCGATACGCCAAATGTCAACGAAGTGATTATGGTGGAATTCACTCCTCCGAACGGAACTGCCGTTGCCTGTTACGGGAAAGTTTTGCGCGTGCAAAATTATACCATCATCGAATCTGATTTTTTTGAAAAAAACTGTAAATTGATCGGTGTTAAATTTATTAAACTTCATGATAAGCAGGCCGAAATTATCCGCGTGGGCCTGGCTCGAGAATTTAAAAAGCTTCAAGGAAAATTTTATCGCAAACAACTGGCCACGAAACTGCGTTGGACATGGATGCATAAAAAAGCCCGCCTTCTCACCACCGCCGTTGTGGCGATCGCAAGCGCTGCGGGCTTGGCCTACTGGTTATTCTAA
- the aat gene encoding leucyl/phenylalanyl-tRNA--protein transferase — protein MIQFPNPLHSDENGIVFIGGDPTPENLVNAYSNGIFPWPHKEYPLLWFSPLERGILTFKNFRIPKSTVKALKKMNFQMTVDHCFNDVIDGCMAKRRSDDGGTWITPAMVQGYKALHQQGHAHSIECWQDGKLVGGLYGVYVNGAFSGESMFYHVSGASKACLIYTVEVLKRMGHEWFDIQMVTEVLEQFGGGYIPRKEYLKLLRETQKKKIAWSVEVMVGLRK, from the coding sequence ATGATTCAATTTCCTAATCCATTGCATTCTGACGAAAACGGTATCGTCTTTATTGGGGGCGATCCCACTCCCGAAAATTTGGTGAACGCTTACAGCAATGGAATTTTTCCTTGGCCCCACAAGGAGTATCCGCTGTTGTGGTTTTCGCCGCTGGAGCGCGGAATTCTCACCTTTAAAAATTTTAGAATACCAAAATCGACGGTGAAGGCTCTTAAGAAAATGAATTTTCAAATGACGGTGGATCACTGCTTTAACGATGTGATCGACGGGTGCATGGCGAAAAGACGCAGTGACGACGGCGGCACTTGGATCACTCCCGCCATGGTTCAAGGGTACAAAGCACTCCATCAGCAAGGACATGCGCATAGCATAGAGTGCTGGCAAGACGGAAAGCTCGTCGGCGGCCTCTATGGAGTTTATGTCAACGGGGCATTTAGTGGAGAGAGCATGTTTTATCATGTGAGCGGAGCCTCGAAGGCGTGTCTCATTTATACCGTCGAAGTTTTAAAACGAATGGGCCATGAGTGGTTTGATATTCAGATGGTGACGGAAGTGCTCGAGCAATTCGGCGGAGGTTATATTCCGCGCAAAGAGTATTTAAAACTTTTACGAGAAACCCAAAAGAAAAAAATCGCATGGTCCGTTGAAGTTATGGTAGGTTTAAGGAAATGA
- a CDS encoding DUF885 domain-containing protein — protein sequence MSRFHTSILFFTLMTFASLVGCSSSSKSVQVPQKLRPFEKFSNEFFNELQSLNPSFAVGIGLHQYDDQLTIPDDQYRQRMLDFYAQSKTKLKGFDHSQLNSSELMDYHLMLNYLERAEWSSNTFKSWQWDPSNYNLGEDIALVLESPQKSEKEKALAVSKKMALFPKYYEAALKNISKPTREHLALAIKQNKGTVEYLKSTVQSKSRSLRGDPEKEFQTHLKTAVEATENFVRDLEKLNESASKSKFRSAYRDFRLGQKLYSEKFSFDLQSSFTSEEIYKRALKMRQETHSSMAKIADDLWPKYFPGQKPPKDSMKKMREVIAKVSQNHVKASEFVPTIQKQVPELWDFVVATDLMTLDPKKKLQVRETPTYQRGFAGASVDSPGPYDGDRETYYNVTPLEGMTPEQEESYLREYNNYTLQILNIHEAIPGHYVQLVYASKNPSLAKKIFGNGTMVEGWAVYSELAMMEAGYGNREPELWLMYYKWRLRVITNTILDYGLHNLNLSRDKAIQMMVRDAFQEQEEAEKKWIRAGVSQVQLVSYFAGFVEILDFREELKKKMGDKFNLKQFHEKFLSYGSAPIKYIKEQMRKEML from the coding sequence ATGAGTCGATTCCATACATCTATCTTATTTTTTACTTTAATGACTTTTGCGTCCTTAGTCGGCTGTAGTTCTTCGTCAAAGTCTGTACAGGTTCCTCAGAAGTTGAGGCCCTTCGAAAAGTTCTCCAACGAGTTTTTTAACGAGCTCCAGAGCCTCAACCCTAGTTTTGCGGTGGGGATAGGTCTCCATCAGTATGACGACCAGTTGACGATTCCCGATGATCAGTATCGCCAACGTATGCTCGATTTCTATGCTCAAAGCAAAACCAAACTCAAAGGCTTCGATCATTCTCAGCTCAACTCTTCCGAACTTATGGATTATCACTTGATGTTGAATTACCTGGAACGTGCGGAGTGGAGTTCAAATACTTTTAAAAGCTGGCAGTGGGATCCTTCCAATTACAATCTCGGAGAAGACATCGCTCTTGTTTTAGAAAGCCCACAGAAAAGCGAAAAAGAAAAAGCCTTAGCCGTTTCTAAAAAGATGGCATTATTCCCCAAATACTACGAAGCGGCGCTCAAGAATATTTCTAAGCCCACGCGCGAGCATTTAGCTCTCGCCATCAAGCAAAACAAAGGGACGGTGGAGTATCTTAAGAGCACCGTACAGTCCAAGAGTCGCTCGCTTCGCGGTGACCCAGAGAAAGAATTCCAAACTCACTTGAAAACAGCCGTTGAGGCCACCGAGAATTTTGTGCGAGATCTGGAAAAGCTCAATGAGTCCGCTTCTAAATCTAAATTTCGAAGCGCCTACCGTGACTTCCGCCTCGGTCAAAAGCTCTATAGCGAAAAATTTAGTTTCGATTTGCAGTCGAGCTTCACCAGTGAGGAGATCTACAAGCGCGCTCTCAAAATGCGGCAGGAAACTCATTCCTCGATGGCTAAAATTGCCGACGACCTGTGGCCGAAGTATTTCCCAGGTCAAAAGCCTCCTAAAGATTCCATGAAAAAAATGAGGGAAGTGATCGCTAAAGTCTCTCAGAATCACGTCAAAGCTTCGGAGTTTGTTCCGACGATTCAAAAGCAAGTCCCTGAACTCTGGGATTTTGTCGTCGCCACAGATTTGATGACTCTGGATCCGAAGAAAAAGCTACAGGTTCGTGAAACTCCGACCTATCAACGCGGCTTTGCCGGAGCGAGTGTTGATTCTCCCGGTCCCTATGACGGTGATCGAGAAACCTACTATAACGTCACTCCGCTGGAGGGAATGACTCCCGAGCAGGAAGAGAGTTATCTGCGGGAGTACAACAATTATACTTTGCAGATTCTTAATATCCATGAAGCCATCCCTGGTCATTACGTCCAACTGGTCTACGCCTCTAAAAATCCAAGCTTGGCCAAAAAGATCTTCGGCAACGGAACGATGGTCGAAGGCTGGGCCGTCTACTCGGAACTCGCGATGATGGAGGCGGGCTACGGGAATCGCGAGCCGGAACTGTGGCTGATGTATTACAAATGGCGACTCAGAGTGATCACGAATACGATTCTTGACTACGGTCTTCATAACTTGAATCTCTCCAGAGACAAAGCGATTCAGATGATGGTGCGCGATGCTTTCCAGGAGCAAGAAGAGGCCGAGAAGAAGTGGATTCGTGCGGGAGTTTCTCAGGTTCAGTTGGTCAGTTATTTTGCTGGCTTTGTCGAAATTCTTGATTTTCGTGAGGAATTAAAAAAGAAAATGGGTGATAAATTTAATTTAAAACAATTTCATGAGAAATTTTTAAGTTACGGAAGCGCCCCTATTAAATATATTAAAGAACAAATGCGAAAAGAGATGTTATGA
- a CDS encoding NfeD family protein translates to MSLPILWVVIGTVLLVAEMMTGTVVLVFFALGAFCASLSTLLLPESANLSYLVCAVVSVLGFWLLRDPIKTRLLKSTKLSVDVGKEILIDQNIPPYQQARINYQGTTWQANNIGMDEICQGDRITIVGIDGNILLIRKVN, encoded by the coding sequence ATGAGTTTACCTATTTTATGGGTGGTCATTGGAACAGTTTTACTCGTTGCGGAAATGATGACGGGGACGGTGGTCTTAGTCTTCTTTGCACTGGGCGCTTTTTGCGCGAGCCTATCGACGCTGTTACTCCCAGAGTCTGCGAATCTTTCGTATCTCGTTTGTGCCGTGGTGTCCGTCCTTGGTTTTTGGCTTTTAAGAGATCCCATTAAGACAAGGTTGCTTAAGAGCACTAAACTCAGTGTGGATGTGGGCAAAGAGATCTTAATTGATCAGAATATCCCTCCTTATCAGCAAGCACGCATTAATTACCAAGGGACTACGTGGCAGGCGAATAACATCGGTATGGATGAGATTTGCCAGGGAGATCGCATCACTATCGTGGGTATTGATGGGAATATATTATTAATTCGAAAAGTGAACTAA
- the thiL gene encoding thiamine-phosphate kinase, with protein MTSLLSFVTIPPMTTEAEFLKLIQKISRKTGYRLIGDDAAIVPTPPIKNLVMTTDQFIEGTHFTWDQMSSAEIGCKAVVQALSDIAAMAATPISLMASAAWPRSQDQKIKGALKGIEKACREYQVPLVGGDISRSPSTYFDFCVIGASSQPALKSGVQPGDLIVMTGPTGLAAAGYLCIQKHWNSPSLIRKFKKPTAQIQIAKILAQKNYLTSATDISDSLSFSLGELAKHSKCNLIIEKQKLPYSPALKKFCRDKKLSMDEFIFHGGEDYHLLATVHPKTPRKFLLDHGLHAVGYATMAHSKPKIFVQIEKQIEELIVRGWDPFTLNKG; from the coding sequence GTGACATCTTTGCTGTCCTTTGTCACAATACCTCCCATGACGACCGAGGCCGAATTCCTAAAGCTTATTCAAAAAATCAGCCGCAAAACAGGCTATCGGCTTATCGGCGATGATGCCGCCATAGTGCCAACTCCCCCCATTAAAAACTTAGTGATGACGACGGATCAGTTCATCGAAGGCACTCATTTTACTTGGGACCAAATGTCATCGGCAGAGATTGGATGTAAAGCGGTGGTTCAAGCTTTAAGCGACATCGCTGCGATGGCGGCCACACCAATTTCTCTTATGGCATCGGCGGCTTGGCCCCGATCGCAGGATCAAAAGATCAAAGGCGCACTCAAAGGAATCGAAAAAGCATGTCGGGAATATCAAGTCCCCTTAGTGGGCGGAGATATCAGTCGCTCCCCCTCCACTTATTTTGATTTTTGTGTGATTGGTGCCAGTTCGCAACCTGCTTTAAAGTCAGGCGTTCAACCGGGAGATTTAATTGTTATGACTGGACCGACCGGCTTAGCGGCGGCAGGCTACCTCTGCATTCAGAAGCATTGGAACTCTCCGTCCCTCATTCGAAAATTTAAGAAACCGACCGCTCAAATCCAGATCGCAAAAATTTTGGCTCAAAAAAACTATCTCACATCGGCCACCGACATCAGCGATAGCTTAAGTTTTAGCTTAGGAGAATTAGCTAAGCATTCAAAATGCAATCTGATTATAGAAAAACAAAAACTTCCATACTCGCCGGCCCTAAAAAAATTCTGCCGAGACAAAAAACTTTCGATGGACGAATTCATTTTCCACGGGGGCGAAGATTACCACCTCCTCGCAACTGTTCATCCCAAAACGCCTCGAAAATTTCTCCTCGACCATGGTCTGCATGCTGTAGGATACGCCACCATGGCGCATTCCAAGCCGAAAATTTTTGTACAGATCGAAAAGCAGATCGAAGAGCTAATTGTAAGAGGCTGGGATCCTTTTACCTTGAACAAAGGCTAA
- the pdxH gene encoding pyridoxamine 5'-phosphate oxidase: protein MSLGADPYLIFKEWMETAEKAGVIEPNAMVISTIDEQGQPDSRVVLLKRTIDGVFYFFTNYNSPKSRQLLKNPVAALNFHWRFPVSRQVRIKGTVMKASAEISDEYYSTRSRGSRIGAWSSPQSQPIENRKVLEDLVKSFEEKFADREIPRPEFWGGFGIRPTSIEFWEDGQYRLHTRWKYVKDGDTWKASMYAP from the coding sequence ATGAGCTTAGGTGCAGACCCCTATTTAATATTTAAAGAATGGATGGAGACGGCGGAGAAGGCTGGTGTCATCGAGCCGAATGCAATGGTGATATCGACCATCGATGAGCAGGGCCAGCCGGATTCGCGGGTGGTTTTATTAAAACGGACGATCGATGGAGTGTTCTATTTTTTTACCAATTATAACAGTCCCAAATCACGGCAGCTCCTGAAGAACCCAGTCGCCGCTTTAAACTTTCACTGGAGATTTCCGGTCAGTCGCCAGGTGCGCATCAAAGGGACGGTGATGAAGGCCAGCGCGGAAATTTCGGATGAGTACTACTCAACACGATCTCGCGGCAGTCGCATTGGCGCTTGGTCCTCTCCGCAAAGTCAGCCCATCGAGAACCGCAAGGTGCTCGAAGATCTGGTAAAATCCTTCGAAGAAAAATTTGCGGACCGCGAGATCCCTCGGCCTGAATTTTGGGGAGGATTTGGAATTCGCCCGACGTCCATTGAGTTTTGGGAAGACGGTCAATATCGACTTCATACTCGATGGAAGTACGTCAAAGACGGGGATACGTGGAAAGCCTCCATGTATGCTCCCTAA
- a CDS encoding CusA/CzcA family heavy metal efflux RND transporter — MKTFFETLLRRRLQVFFFFGLLVALGIYLLRHLPVDAVPDITNVQVMINSKTGSLDPEQIEKTVTLAIEIEMAGLPGLQEIRSISKYGLSQVNLIFEDGTDLHQARVLTSQRMQKLSSVLPRGVTSEMAPPTTGLGEVYMYVLKSKPNSPKSFNERLIALKMFQDKVVRPELKKIPGVGDIDTNGGYDREVHLKLDPQKMQNYGIRIDQIAERINTLGENFGGSYIERNKTQIIVKTSSPVDSLEALKRIPLRIGFAGKDILLSDVAEVSFGKPLRVGAATAFGDEVVLGTVLMNVGANSKAVAEGVDEKIKTIALPEDIELHTVYSRSYLVNQTIKTVFKNLSEGAVLVILVLLIFLGRIPVALLVAMAIPLSMVFAAISMREFGVTANLMSLGALDFGLLVDGSVVFVENILRRIQGSKDNLKEKVIAASVEVSRPVFLGLVIIVLVYVPIFALEGTEGKLFYPMALTVISALIGSLVVAFILMPVLGYSLVQRFSFKESKETRIFAWASSFYKKTLGEILKKPALLPAIAVFIFGIAVIGFFKTGSEFVPQLSEGDLVLGIARDSKISLTQAIEEQKEVENVIAQFPEVEHVFSRIGTPESATDPMGVHLADTFIILKKGFSGRQPDELISDLEKSIHERFPSSEISPTQPIEMRFNEMLEGSRADISLRFYGPDLKQLLQYVEKSVEIFSQMPEIREVHLDALTALKESPAMDVKLDFKKMSDANVSLESANVNLRSFMAGEPLGFFTDGIWRYPILLRLADDYREDPQAIEKLPISTMDGGTIPLKSIAQIQIEDRVTTIARSFGQRYGAVSIFLKGTDISGVVAKAKDQLNEKLKVTSEYRMEWGGQFKNLERARQRLMIIIPFTLLIIFLLIWNNFRSLPVTFIILSAVPFAVSGGWIALWIAQIDFSVSAAVGFIALMGIAVLNSMVLIEFILHLAESKPMDEAVSEGAFARLRPVLMTALVAAFGFLPMVFGHGIGSEVQKPLATVVVGGIFTATLSTLFVVPYLVKRWGLSIQRDILSRELE; from the coding sequence ATGAAGACTTTTTTTGAAACTCTACTCCGCCGTCGTTTACAGGTGTTTTTCTTTTTTGGTCTACTCGTTGCTTTGGGAATTTATCTTTTACGGCACCTTCCGGTGGACGCCGTCCCCGATATCACTAACGTTCAGGTGATGATCAATTCCAAAACCGGATCGCTCGATCCCGAGCAGATCGAAAAAACGGTGACTTTGGCCATCGAAATCGAGATGGCAGGTTTACCGGGACTTCAAGAGATTCGTTCGATTTCCAAGTATGGGCTGTCTCAAGTGAATTTAATTTTTGAAGACGGGACGGATCTCCATCAGGCGCGGGTTTTAACCTCCCAACGCATGCAAAAATTAAGTAGCGTACTTCCCCGAGGAGTGACTTCCGAAATGGCACCTCCGACCACGGGTTTAGGTGAAGTTTATATGTACGTTCTTAAGTCCAAGCCCAATTCTCCAAAATCCTTTAATGAACGGTTAATTGCTCTCAAGATGTTTCAGGACAAAGTGGTCCGACCAGAATTAAAAAAGATCCCCGGTGTGGGAGATATCGATACCAACGGTGGGTATGATCGGGAGGTGCATCTTAAGCTCGATCCTCAAAAAATGCAGAATTATGGCATCCGCATCGATCAAATCGCCGAAAGAATTAATACGCTCGGTGAAAATTTTGGTGGAAGCTACATCGAAAGAAACAAAACCCAGATCATTGTAAAGACCTCCTCTCCGGTGGATTCCTTAGAGGCGTTAAAAAGAATTCCCCTTAGAATCGGCTTCGCGGGAAAGGATATTTTGCTCTCAGATGTGGCCGAAGTTTCCTTCGGTAAACCCCTGCGCGTCGGTGCCGCCACGGCGTTTGGCGACGAAGTCGTTCTGGGAACCGTACTGATGAATGTGGGTGCGAACTCTAAAGCGGTCGCAGAAGGCGTCGATGAAAAGATAAAAACAATAGCTTTGCCCGAGGATATTGAGTTGCACACCGTTTACAGCCGAAGCTATTTGGTGAATCAAACGATTAAGACGGTGTTTAAGAATCTTTCCGAAGGCGCTGTGCTCGTGATCTTAGTTCTTCTCATCTTTCTAGGAAGGATACCCGTCGCCCTATTGGTGGCCATGGCAATACCCCTATCGATGGTTTTTGCGGCAATCAGTATGCGCGAATTCGGAGTGACGGCCAATTTGATGAGCTTAGGCGCTTTAGATTTTGGTTTATTGGTCGACGGCTCCGTGGTTTTTGTCGAAAATATTCTTCGCCGGATTCAGGGAAGTAAGGACAATCTTAAAGAAAAAGTGATCGCTGCCAGTGTCGAGGTGTCTCGCCCGGTCTTTCTTGGACTGGTTATTATTGTCCTTGTCTACGTACCTATTTTTGCCTTGGAAGGAACTGAGGGCAAACTTTTCTATCCCATGGCACTAACGGTGATCTCCGCTTTAATTGGGAGTCTGGTGGTGGCATTCATTTTGATGCCTGTGCTCGGTTACTCACTAGTCCAAAGATTTTCTTTTAAAGAAAGTAAGGAGACGCGGATATTTGCTTGGGCCTCATCTTTTTACAAAAAGACTCTCGGTGAAATTCTGAAGAAGCCCGCTCTGTTGCCCGCAATTGCTGTTTTTATTTTTGGTATTGCTGTGATCGGTTTTTTTAAAACGGGGTCAGAGTTTGTTCCTCAGCTTTCTGAGGGCGATTTGGTGTTGGGTATTGCTCGCGATTCCAAAATCTCTCTCACTCAGGCCATTGAGGAACAAAAAGAAGTGGAAAACGTGATCGCGCAGTTTCCCGAGGTCGAACACGTATTCTCTCGCATCGGAACTCCAGAGTCGGCGACCGATCCCATGGGTGTCCACTTGGCCGATACTTTTATAATTCTCAAAAAAGGGTTTAGCGGTCGTCAACCCGATGAGCTCATTTCAGATCTTGAAAAATCAATTCACGAAAGATTTCCGTCCTCGGAGATCAGCCCCACTCAACCTATCGAAATGCGTTTTAATGAGATGCTTGAGGGGAGTCGGGCCGATATTTCCCTTCGCTTTTACGGACCTGATCTTAAACAGCTTTTGCAATACGTCGAGAAGTCCGTTGAGATTTTTTCTCAAATGCCAGAAATCCGAGAGGTCCACTTGGATGCATTGACGGCGTTGAAAGAAAGCCCGGCCATGGATGTAAAGCTGGATTTTAAAAAGATGTCCGATGCGAATGTTTCCTTGGAAAGTGCCAACGTAAATCTCCGCTCGTTTATGGCGGGTGAACCCCTGGGCTTCTTCACGGATGGGATTTGGCGCTATCCGATTCTATTACGGCTTGCAGACGATTATCGCGAGGATCCTCAGGCGATCGAGAAATTACCAATTTCAACGATGGATGGAGGCACGATTCCACTCAAGTCGATTGCGCAGATTCAGATTGAAGATCGAGTGACGACCATCGCCAGGAGTTTTGGTCAGCGCTATGGCGCCGTCTCTATATTCCTAAAGGGGACGGATATCAGTGGAGTCGTGGCTAAAGCTAAAGATCAGTTGAACGAAAAGCTAAAGGTTACGTCTGAGTATCGCATGGAGTGGGGTGGGCAATTTAAAAATTTAGAACGCGCCCGCCAGAGACTGATGATTATTATTCCTTTTACCCTACTGATTATTTTCCTTTTAATTTGGAACAATTTTCGAAGCCTTCCGGTCACGTTTATTATCTTGTCGGCGGTCCCTTTTGCAGTCAGTGGCGGATGGATTGCTCTCTGGATTGCGCAGATCGATTTTAGTGTTTCGGCCGCGGTGGGGTTTATTGCACTGATGGGAATTGCAGTGCTCAACTCGATGGTGCTTATTGAGTTTATTTTACATTTGGCAGAATCGAAACCCATGGATGAGGCTGTCAGCGAGGGAGCCTTTGCGCGACTGCGTCCGGTGCTGATGACCGCGCTTGTTGCGGCTTTTGGATTTTTACCGATGGTGTTTGGGCATGGTATCGGCTCCGAAGTGCAAAAACCTCTCGCGACCGTTGTTGTTGGAGGAATATTTACGGCAACGCTGTCGACTCTTTTTGTGGTTCCCTACCTTGTCAAAAGATGGGGTTTGTCGATTCAAAGGGATATTTTATCTCGAGAGTTAGAATAA
- a CDS encoding paraslipin — protein MEIVSIAILIIVVVFLSMLVKIVPQQSAFIVERFGKYDRSLEAGLSIIIPVFDRIAYKHSLKEMVLDIPPQICITRDNVQVSIDGVIFYRVMDAKSASYGVNNYELAIIQLAQTTLRSEIGKLDLDKTFEEREKINNAVITALDHATQSWGVKVLRYEIKAIIPPRDILDAMEKQMRAEREKRASVLTSEGSRDSKINTAEGVKQETIKHSEAEKQKKINEAEGQAHAIISVAKATAEGIRVVAEALASKGGTEAASLKVAEEYVKQLGNMATNSNMMIVPANVSEPSSMIASAFSVFENMKNRQP, from the coding sequence ATGGAAATCGTTTCGATTGCAATTTTAATTATCGTGGTGGTGTTTTTATCAATGTTGGTAAAAATTGTACCTCAGCAGAGCGCGTTTATTGTGGAGCGCTTTGGAAAATATGATCGCTCGTTGGAGGCCGGATTAAGTATCATCATCCCGGTGTTTGATCGTATCGCTTACAAACATTCTTTAAAGGAGATGGTCTTAGATATTCCTCCGCAAATCTGTATCACCCGCGATAACGTGCAGGTGAGTATTGATGGTGTGATTTTCTATCGTGTGATGGATGCGAAAAGTGCATCTTATGGTGTCAATAACTACGAGCTTGCCATCATCCAGTTGGCGCAAACCACCTTGCGATCGGAGATCGGGAAGTTGGATTTGGATAAAACTTTCGAAGAGCGTGAAAAGATCAATAACGCCGTCATTACGGCTCTGGATCACGCCACTCAGTCTTGGGGAGTGAAGGTTCTTCGCTACGAAATTAAAGCGATCATTCCTCCACGAGATATTTTAGATGCCATGGAAAAACAAATGCGCGCCGAGCGAGAAAAACGCGCCAGTGTTTTAACGTCGGAAGGATCGCGGGATTCAAAGATCAATACCGCCGAGGGTGTGAAGCAAGAAACCATTAAGCACTCTGAAGCGGAAAAGCAAAAGAAGATCAACGAAGCCGAAGGTCAAGCTCACGCCATCATCTCGGTCGCTAAGGCCACGGCGGAAGGTATTCGTGTGGTCGCCGAAGCTTTGGCGAGCAAGGGCGGCACCGAGGCCGCTTCACTAAAAGTGGCGGAAGAGTATGTCAAACAATTGGGAAATATGGCGACCAATTCGAATATGATGATTGTTCCGGCCAATGTGTCTGAGCCTTCGTCCATGATCGCGTCGGCGTTTAGTGTTTTCGAAAATATGAAGAACAGACAGCCGTAA
- a CDS encoding peptidylprolyl isomerase has protein sequence MKIAKDTVVKLAYTLSVVDPDQGEVVLDEKPEENPIEFIFGYNALLPAVESHLLGGSAPLEMTLKLPPSEAFGDYKPELELWYERSKLPKDIAVGMKFQTQGADGKVTAVVVKEIDGDKVLIDGNHPLAGFTVSFDLKVLGVRKASAEELASGQILPSRLH, from the coding sequence ATGAAGATCGCAAAAGACACTGTTGTCAAATTAGCTTACACGCTCTCCGTGGTCGATCCTGATCAGGGCGAGGTTGTTCTCGATGAAAAGCCCGAAGAGAATCCCATTGAGTTTATTTTTGGTTACAATGCTTTGTTGCCGGCGGTGGAGTCCCATCTTCTTGGGGGATCTGCTCCTCTAGAAATGACTTTGAAGCTCCCTCCATCGGAAGCCTTCGGGGACTACAAGCCGGAGCTCGAGCTGTGGTACGAGCGCAGTAAACTTCCCAAAGACATTGCGGTGGGGATGAAGTTCCAGACTCAAGGGGCCGACGGAAAAGTCACCGCGGTGGTGGTGAAAGAGATCGATGGAGATAAAGTTTTAATTGATGGCAATCATCCTCTGGCGGGATTTACCGTTTCTTTTGATCTTAAAGTTTTAGGTGTTCGTAAAGCGTCCGCGGAAGAACTGGCCTCAGGACAAATTCTTCCGTCGCGACTGCATTAA
- a CDS encoding TolC family protein — translation MKSLFLFIYFIGAFASAETDVPLQQLLKTSVEQSLSVQSQGLDAQSKGSLVQSSDAWMNPQILLETQRGDDNTASPINNFKATLLQPISTPWSLRIKKNLAQSTLAISEHHYEDEAFLTQVNMMKSIFEYTARREILRSMEEREKRFQLLQKYISTRKHLSPQKAAESLIVSNKISVIQKEIAVAHAHLQHIWNKMNLLLRWEKRETFPRYEVKAPLVLNREELLSKLEAQNHDIELAGLELTHAQQVRQMESWQRWPDIALAATKVKGRDGNPEDNYSLGVNISLPLFNLNRHKTKSADFQVQASEKKSQLVRQEVRLSLDEAFDNYKVLKEFLDKYPTAQLTRLQRDIETVVTGFKRGQVDLLTFFEADTSTFERVQQVWILQSEFVNAVADISFLTGEILSVEGKK, via the coding sequence ATGAAGTCTTTATTTTTATTTATCTATTTTATAGGTGCATTTGCGTCTGCGGAGACGGATGTCCCTCTCCAGCAGTTACTTAAAACTTCCGTCGAGCAGAGTTTGTCGGTCCAATCTCAAGGCTTGGACGCCCAATCCAAAGGGAGCTTGGTGCAATCCAGCGATGCCTGGATGAACCCGCAAATTCTGTTGGAAACACAGAGAGGCGATGACAATACGGCGTCACCGATCAATAATTTTAAAGCGACATTGCTCCAACCGATTTCTACTCCTTGGTCTTTGCGGATCAAGAAGAACTTGGCGCAGTCGACTTTAGCTATTAGTGAACATCATTACGAGGACGAAGCCTTCTTGACTCAAGTGAATATGATGAAGTCGATCTTTGAGTATACAGCCCGCAGGGAGATCCTTCGCTCGATGGAAGAGCGTGAAAAGCGATTTCAACTCCTGCAAAAGTACATATCCACCCGTAAGCATCTGTCGCCGCAAAAAGCGGCGGAGTCGCTGATTGTTTCTAACAAAATCTCTGTCATTCAAAAGGAGATTGCGGTGGCTCATGCTCACTTGCAGCACATCTGGAATAAAATGAATCTTCTGTTGCGGTGGGAAAAACGCGAGACGTTTCCTCGCTATGAAGTGAAGGCTCCTTTAGTATTAAATCGTGAAGAGTTGTTAAGTAAACTCGAAGCGCAAAACCACGACATTGAATTGGCCGGACTCGAGCTCACTCATGCCCAACAGGTTCGACAAATGGAGAGTTGGCAACGCTGGCCCGACATTGCACTGGCGGCGACAAAGGTCAAAGGCCGCGACGGGAATCCTGAGGATAACTACTCCTTGGGCGTAAATATCAGTCTTCCGTTATTCAACTTAAATCGGCACAAGACCAAATCTGCTGATTTTCAAGTTCAAGCCTCTGAAAAAAAATCTCAGCTCGTCCGACAAGAAGTGCGACTTTCATTAGACGAGGCTTTTGATAATTATAAAGTTCTCAAGGAGTTTTTAGATAAATATCCCACGGCGCAACTGACTCGTTTGCAAAGGGATATAGAGACGGTGGTGACGGGATTTAAGCGGGGACAAGTGGACCTCCTCACTTTCTTCGAGGCCGATACGAGCACATTCGAAAGGGTTCAGCAAGTTTGGATTTTGCAGAGCGAGTTCGTCAATGCGGTCGCAGACATTTCGTTTCTCACCGGAGAAATTTTAAGCGTTGAAGGTAAAAAATGA